One genomic window of Candidatus Methylomirabilota bacterium includes the following:
- the guaA gene encoding glutamine-hydrolyzing GMP synthase: MDKICVLDFGAQYSQLIARRVRELSVYSEIVPCTEPVEKLLAGGYKGIILSGGPSSVYDDGAPLPDPRLFEAGIPVLGICYGMQAMGYLLGGKVVPAERREYGPAELALEAPGELLEGVTPSPSGRLTVWMSHGDTVMSPPSGFARLASTENCPVAAMADSRRRLYAVQFHPEVAHTQQGKTILRNFLTACGATGDWSMASFIDTEVSAIRETVGRDRVLCALSGGVDSSVVAVLIHKAIGDQLTCLFVDNGLLRQGEAEAVVATFRDTFKIKLIHVDASKRFLDRLRDVTDPETKRKRIGNEFVAVFEEEARKLGHIPWLAQGTLYPDVIESVSFKGPSATIKTHHNVGGLPPDMTFKLLEPLRELFKDEVREVGALLGLPGEIIWRQPFPGPGLAIRVLGEVSEERLAVLREADAVVQEEVRRAGLEHEVWQAFAVLLPVRTVGVMGDFRTYADVVALRAVTSQDAMTADWARLPYDLLARISSRIINEVKGVNRVVYDISSKPPSTIEWE; the protein is encoded by the coding sequence ATGGATAAGATCTGCGTTCTCGATTTCGGCGCGCAGTATAGCCAGCTGATCGCCCGCCGCGTCCGCGAGCTGTCCGTCTACTCCGAGATCGTTCCCTGCACGGAACCCGTGGAAAAGCTCCTGGCCGGAGGCTACAAGGGCATCATCCTGTCGGGCGGTCCGTCTAGCGTCTACGATGACGGCGCGCCGCTGCCCGACCCGCGGCTCTTCGAGGCGGGCATCCCCGTGCTCGGCATCTGCTACGGCATGCAGGCCATGGGCTATCTGCTGGGCGGGAAGGTCGTGCCCGCGGAAAGGCGCGAGTACGGTCCCGCCGAGCTTGCTCTCGAAGCGCCCGGGGAATTGCTCGAGGGGGTGACGCCTTCACCGAGCGGGCGACTCACCGTGTGGATGAGCCATGGCGACACCGTGATGAGCCCGCCGTCGGGATTCGCTCGGCTCGCCTCCACGGAGAACTGTCCGGTGGCCGCCATGGCCGATTCCCGGCGCCGGCTCTACGCCGTCCAGTTCCACCCCGAGGTCGCCCATACGCAGCAGGGCAAGACGATCCTGAGGAATTTCCTGACCGCCTGCGGCGCCACGGGTGATTGGTCCATGGCCTCCTTCATCGACACCGAGGTCTCGGCCATCCGCGAGACGGTGGGACGAGATCGTGTGCTCTGCGCCCTCTCGGGTGGCGTCGACTCTTCGGTGGTCGCCGTGCTCATCCACAAGGCCATCGGCGACCAGCTGACGTGCCTCTTCGTGGACAATGGGCTCCTGCGACAGGGCGAGGCGGAGGCCGTCGTCGCGACCTTCAGGGATACCTTCAAGATCAAGCTCATCCATGTTGACGCAAGTAAGCGTTTTCTCGACCGTTTGAGAGATGTGACAGATCCGGAGACCAAGCGCAAGCGGATCGGCAATGAGTTCGTCGCCGTCTTCGAGGAAGAAGCGCGCAAGCTCGGTCACATTCCCTGGCTCGCCCAGGGCACCCTCTATCCGGACGTGATCGAATCCGTCTCCTTCAAGGGCCCGTCGGCGACCATCAAGACGCATCACAACGTGGGCGGGCTGCCCCCCGACATGACGTTCAAGCTGCTCGAGCCGCTCCGCGAGCTCTTCAAGGATGAAGTCCGCGAAGTCGGCGCGCTGCTCGGGCTGCCGGGCGAGATCATCTGGCGCCAGCCTTTCCCGGGCCCGGGGCTGGCCATCCGCGTCCTGGGCGAGGTGAGCGAAGAGCGGCTGGCCGTCTTGCGGGAAGCCGACGCGGTGGTCCAGGAGGAAGTGCGCCGGGCCGGGCTCGAGCACGAAGTCTGGCAGGCCTTCGCCGTCTTGCTACCGGTACGGACGGTGGGCGTCATGGGCGATTTTCGCACCTATGCGGATGTGGTCGCCCTCCGAGCCGTCACGAGTCAGGACGCCATGACCGCGGACTGGGCCCGGCTGCCCTATGATCTTCTCGCGCGGATCTCCTCGCGCATCATCAATGAGGTCAAGGGCGTCAACCGCGTGGTCTACGACATCTCCTCCAAGCCTCCCAGCACCATCGAATGGGAGTAG
- a CDS encoding GuaB3 family IMP dehydrogenase-related protein: MGMWVGRGRKARAAYGFDDIALVPGSLTINPSEVDISWELCGRRFQIPIMAAAMDGVVSPKLAIEMGRLGGLAVLNLEGIFSRYENPAEVLDRITSASLEEATKIIQGIYGEPIKEELIHKRVSEIKKGGGPVVVSSIPQRAERFAKIAEEAGADFFVVQSTVTTARHIATEYKPMDLRQLKKHLSIPLIVGNVVTYEACLELMDCGVDALLIGVGPGAACTSREVLGLGVPQVTATADSAAARDFYYKRTGRYVPIVTDGGMTSGGDICKALASGADAVMIGSAFARAQEAPGRGYHWGMATPHSNLPRGTRIRVGVAGPLEQILFGPAFTEDGTLNLVGAIRTCMGSVGAMSIRELQQTELIIAPSIKTEGKVFQRAQKLGTPR, translated from the coding sequence ATGGGCATGTGGGTGGGGCGCGGGCGCAAGGCTCGGGCGGCGTACGGCTTTGACGACATCGCGCTGGTCCCCGGGTCGCTCACCATCAATCCCAGCGAGGTCGACATCTCGTGGGAGCTCTGCGGCCGCCGCTTCCAGATTCCCATCATGGCCGCGGCCATGGACGGCGTGGTCAGCCCCAAGCTGGCCATCGAGATGGGACGGCTGGGCGGGCTCGCCGTGCTCAACCTCGAGGGCATCTTCTCGCGCTACGAGAATCCTGCCGAGGTGCTCGACCGGATCACCTCGGCGAGCCTCGAAGAAGCGACCAAGATCATCCAGGGCATCTACGGCGAGCCCATCAAGGAAGAGCTGATCCACAAGCGCGTGTCGGAGATCAAGAAGGGCGGCGGTCCCGTGGTCGTCTCCTCCATCCCGCAGCGCGCCGAGCGCTTCGCCAAGATCGCCGAGGAGGCCGGCGCCGATTTCTTCGTCGTCCAGTCCACGGTCACCACGGCCCGCCACATCGCCACCGAGTACAAGCCCATGGATCTCCGCCAGCTCAAGAAGCACCTGTCCATCCCCCTCATCGTCGGCAACGTGGTGACGTACGAAGCCTGTCTCGAGCTCATGGATTGTGGCGTGGACGCCCTCCTGATCGGGGTGGGGCCGGGCGCCGCCTGCACGAGCCGTGAGGTGCTGGGACTCGGCGTGCCGCAGGTGACGGCGACGGCGGACTCCGCGGCGGCGCGCGACTTCTACTACAAGCGCACGGGCCGCTACGTCCCCATCGTCACGGACGGCGGCATGACGAGCGGCGGTGACATTTGCAAGGCGCTCGCCTCGGGGGCGGACGCTGTCATGATCGGCTCAGCCTTCGCGCGCGCCCAGGAGGCGCCCGGCCGGGGCTATCACTGGGGCATGGCCACGCCGCATTCGAACCTTCCGCGGGGGACGCGCATCCGCGTGGGTGTGGCGGGCCCCCTCGAGCAAATCCTCTTTGGCCCCGCCTTCACCGAGGACGGCACCCTCAACCTCGTGGGGGCCATCCGCACCTGCATGGGCTCCGTGGGCGCCATGAGCATCAGAGAGCTCCAGCAGACCGAGCTCATCATCGCGCCGTCCATCAAGACCGAAGGCAAGGTGTTCCAGCGGGCCCAGAAGCTGGGCACGCCCAGATAG
- a CDS encoding type III pantothenate kinase has product MLLLIEVGNTNTKIGVCQDSRLLVSWRLTTRREQTADEYGVFIRTLLATRGIAQQEIRGVAISNVVPTVQQTLEAMVEAYFGGNPFTVEPGMSDVPLLVDAPQEVGADRLCDIVGGVTLYGAPLIIVNFGTATTFDCVNGRGEFIGGAIAPGLVTASEALISRAARLYRVELLKPKEAIGRNTATNIQSGLTYGWAGLVDGLVERMRSEMGSPVKVVATGGLAEQMRGVARSIDAVNPDLTLEGLRVLWERAHPAEGPREGRQG; this is encoded by the coding sequence GTGCTCCTGCTCATTGAGGTCGGCAATACCAATACCAAGATCGGCGTCTGCCAGGACTCCCGCCTCCTCGTGTCCTGGCGCCTGACCACGCGCCGGGAGCAGACGGCCGACGAGTACGGCGTGTTCATCCGGACCCTCCTGGCCACGCGAGGCATCGCGCAGCAGGAGATCCGGGGCGTGGCCATCTCCAACGTGGTGCCCACCGTGCAGCAGACGCTCGAAGCCATGGTCGAGGCGTATTTCGGCGGCAACCCGTTCACCGTCGAGCCCGGCATGAGCGATGTACCGCTCCTCGTGGACGCGCCGCAAGAAGTCGGGGCCGACCGGCTCTGCGACATCGTGGGCGGCGTGACGCTCTACGGCGCGCCGTTGATCATCGTGAATTTCGGGACGGCGACCACCTTCGATTGCGTCAACGGTCGGGGAGAGTTCATCGGGGGCGCCATCGCCCCGGGACTGGTCACGGCCTCCGAGGCGCTGATCTCGCGCGCGGCGCGACTCTACCGGGTCGAGCTGCTCAAGCCGAAGGAGGCCATAGGCCGGAACACGGCGACCAATATCCAGTCGGGGCTGACCTACGGCTGGGCCGGCCTCGTCGATGGCCTCGTCGAGCGCATGCGGAGCGAGATGGGGTCGCCCGTGAAGGTCGTGGCGACGGGCGGCCTCGCCGAGCAGATGCGCGGAGTGGCGCGGAGCATCGACGCGGTCAATCCCGATCTCACCCTCGAGGGCTTGCGCGTGCTGTGGGAGCGCGCCCACCCCGCGGAGGGGCCGCGCGAAGGCCGTCAGGGTTGA
- a CDS encoding biotin--[acetyl-CoA-carboxylase] ligase, with product MIRAASARRLGHTIHRFAALDSTQGEAARCAAAGAREGTVVIAAHQSAGRGRRGHVWLDAPGESLLMSVVLRPPIAAALAPQLSLVSAIAVADALREVPGVQAEIRWPNDVLLDGRKVSGILAEASTDPSGRLAHVILGIGVNVNQLVFPDELAERATSLRLATERPHEVAAVLGALLEALQERYARFLEGGLSVLRPAWLERAWSIGRRAQAADGREGLAVDLAADGALVLRMDDGRKLRIVAGEVAAEADRAPAH from the coding sequence GTGATCCGGGCCGCGTCGGCGAGGCGCCTCGGCCACACCATCCATCGCTTCGCCGCCCTCGATTCCACGCAGGGGGAGGCGGCCCGATGCGCGGCCGCCGGCGCCCGCGAGGGCACCGTGGTCATCGCCGCCCACCAGAGCGCGGGCAGGGGACGCCGCGGACACGTCTGGCTCGACGCGCCGGGCGAGAGTCTCTTGATGTCGGTCGTTCTCCGTCCACCCATCGCGGCCGCCCTCGCGCCCCAGCTCTCGCTCGTCTCGGCTATCGCGGTCGCCGACGCTCTCCGTGAAGTTCCCGGAGTCCAGGCGGAGATCCGCTGGCCCAACGACGTGCTGCTGGACGGCCGGAAGGTCTCGGGCATCCTGGCCGAGGCCTCGACCGACCCGTCGGGTCGCCTCGCGCACGTCATCCTGGGCATTGGCGTCAATGTCAACCAGCTCGTCTTTCCGGACGAATTGGCCGAGCGCGCGACGTCGCTGCGGCTCGCCACCGAGCGTCCCCACGAGGTGGCGGCGGTGCTGGGCGCGCTGCTGGAGGCGCTCCAGGAGCGCTATGCCCGCTTTCTCGAGGGAGGCCTGAGCGTGCTCCGGCCAGCGTGGCTCGAGCGCGCCTGGAGCATAGGCCGCCGCGCCCAGGCCGCCGATGGGCGCGAGGGCCTGGCCGTGGACCTGGCCGCCGACGGGGCCCTCGTGCTCCGGATGGACGACGGCAGGAAGCTGCGGATCGTTGCCGGTGAAGTCGCCGCGGAGGCTGACCGTGCTCCTGCTCATTGA
- a CDS encoding valine--tRNA ligase, which translates to MIMAEIADRYDPSNVESRWYREWEGRGFFGADPASPKPPYCIVIPPPNVTGSLHWGHALNNTLQDILIRYKRMDGYNALWVPGTDHASIAVHVILERQLAAEGKTRRDIGREAFLERAWKWKEESGGTIIRQLKRLGASCDWSRERFTMDPGLSRAVRETFVRLYEEGLIYQDDYIVNWCPSCQTVLSDLEVEREERDTDFVYIKYGPLTLGTVRPETKLGDTAVAVHPKDRRYAKYVGKTLEVPSVEGTVTLRVIADSAVDPKFGTGVIKVTPGHDPIDFEIGRRHNLPTRTVIGFDGRMTAEAGKYAELDRFEARKRIVEDMQQLGLIERIEPYRHAVGLCYRSKTVVEPLISRQWYVNVKPLAEVATKAVRGRRIKILPRHWVKTYYHWMENIRPWCISRQLWWGHRIPVWYCDADGSVHVSRTDLTECPKCGGPLRQDPDVLDTWFSSGLWPFSTLGWPDDTPDLRTFYPTSVLITGPDILNIWVAKMAMLGLHFLDEVPFRDVYLHAIVRDAEGQKMSKSKGNVADPVVVMERYGTDAFRFTLAALAGLGRDIRISDERIEGYRNFANKIWNAARLVLTNLDGFDRALAARGKPSVADRWIGSRLHATTAAVRKALDAYRFNDAGSAVYQFLWHEFCDWYLEIAKRSLYQTEDPIARAVTQRTLTETLETTLRLLHPFMPFISEEIWQRLPHEGESIMLAPFPKAGRKGRDAAAEREMAPVIAVVSAIRTVRSESRISPAAELEVTVRPSMKVTKALEAAAPLIGGLARARVRIVPGAERPPLSAHVVDSGIDVFVHLQGVVDVTAERTRLGKEIERARKEIAFLEGKLSRPDFVERAPAEVVARERERLGEQQQIEAKLTQSLAGLA; encoded by the coding sequence ATCATCATGGCTGAGATCGCGGACCGCTACGACCCGAGCAACGTCGAGTCACGCTGGTACCGCGAATGGGAAGGGCGCGGATTCTTCGGCGCCGATCCCGCTTCGCCCAAGCCGCCCTACTGCATCGTCATCCCGCCTCCCAACGTCACCGGCTCGCTGCACTGGGGGCACGCCCTCAACAATACCTTGCAAGACATCCTCATCCGCTACAAGCGCATGGATGGCTACAACGCGCTGTGGGTTCCCGGCACCGACCACGCCTCCATCGCCGTCCACGTGATCCTGGAGCGGCAGCTCGCCGCCGAGGGCAAGACCCGTCGCGACATCGGGCGCGAGGCCTTCCTGGAGCGCGCCTGGAAGTGGAAGGAGGAATCCGGCGGGACCATCATCCGCCAGCTCAAGCGCCTGGGCGCCTCCTGCGACTGGTCGCGCGAGCGCTTCACCATGGATCCCGGGCTGTCCCGCGCCGTGCGCGAGACCTTCGTCCGTCTCTATGAGGAAGGCCTCATCTACCAGGACGACTACATCGTCAACTGGTGCCCGAGCTGCCAGACCGTGCTGTCGGATCTCGAGGTCGAGCGCGAGGAGCGCGACACGGACTTCGTGTACATCAAGTACGGCCCCCTCACCCTGGGAACGGTGCGCCCGGAGACGAAGCTGGGCGACACCGCGGTGGCCGTGCACCCCAAGGACAGGCGCTACGCCAAGTACGTGGGCAAGACGCTGGAGGTGCCGTCGGTCGAGGGCACCGTCACCTTGCGCGTGATCGCGGACAGCGCCGTGGATCCGAAGTTCGGCACCGGCGTCATCAAGGTCACCCCCGGCCACGATCCCATCGACTTCGAGATCGGGCGCCGCCACAACCTGCCCACGCGCACGGTCATCGGCTTCGACGGGCGGATGACCGCGGAGGCGGGCAAGTACGCGGAGCTCGATCGCTTCGAGGCCCGCAAGCGCATCGTGGAGGACATGCAGCAGCTCGGGCTCATCGAGCGCATCGAGCCCTACCGCCACGCCGTGGGCCTCTGCTATCGCTCCAAGACGGTGGTGGAGCCGCTCATCTCGCGCCAGTGGTACGTCAACGTCAAGCCCCTGGCCGAGGTCGCCACCAAGGCCGTGCGGGGGCGACGCATCAAGATCCTGCCCCGTCACTGGGTCAAGACCTACTACCACTGGATGGAGAACATCCGGCCCTGGTGCATCTCGCGGCAACTGTGGTGGGGGCATCGGATTCCCGTCTGGTACTGTGACGCGGATGGCAGCGTGCACGTCTCGCGGACCGATCTGACTGAGTGCCCGAAGTGCGGCGGCCCCCTGCGCCAGGATCCCGACGTGCTCGACACCTGGTTCTCGTCGGGGCTCTGGCCGTTCTCCACGCTGGGCTGGCCCGACGACACGCCCGACCTCCGGACCTTCTATCCCACCAGCGTCCTCATCACGGGTCCCGACATTCTCAACATCTGGGTGGCGAAGATGGCCATGCTCGGGCTCCATTTCCTGGACGAGGTGCCGTTTCGCGACGTGTACCTGCACGCCATCGTCCGCGACGCCGAAGGCCAGAAGATGTCGAAGTCCAAGGGCAACGTGGCCGATCCCGTGGTGGTCATGGAAAGGTACGGGACGGATGCCTTCCGCTTCACCCTGGCCGCCCTCGCGGGGCTCGGGAGGGATATCCGGATCAGCGACGAGCGGATCGAGGGCTACCGGAACTTCGCCAACAAGATCTGGAACGCCGCGCGGCTCGTGCTGACCAACCTCGACGGCTTCGACCGAGCGTTGGCGGCCAGGGGCAAGCCGTCCGTGGCGGACCGCTGGATCGGTAGTCGCCTGCACGCGACGACGGCCGCCGTCCGGAAGGCCCTCGATGCCTACCGCTTCAACGACGCGGGTTCTGCGGTGTACCAGTTCCTCTGGCACGAGTTCTGCGACTGGTACCTCGAGATCGCCAAGCGGAGCCTGTACCAGACGGAAGATCCCATCGCGCGGGCGGTGACCCAGCGCACGCTGACCGAGACGCTGGAGACGACGCTGCGGCTGCTCCACCCGTTCATGCCCTTCATCTCGGAAGAGATCTGGCAGCGGCTGCCCCACGAGGGTGAGTCGATCATGCTGGCGCCCTTTCCGAAAGCCGGGCGCAAGGGACGCGATGCGGCGGCCGAGCGCGAGATGGCGCCGGTCATCGCCGTGGTCAGCGCGATCCGGACCGTGCGGAGCGAGAGCCGGATCTCGCCCGCCGCCGAGCTCGAGGTGACCGTGCGGCCGTCGATGAAGGTGACCAAGGCTCTCGAAGCCGCCGCGCCTCTGATCGGCGGCCTGGCGCGAGCGAGGGTGCGGATCGTGCCCGGGGCCGAGCGGCCGCCCCTCTCGGCCCACGTGGTGGACTCCGGAATCGACGTCTTCGTGCATCTCCAGGGCGTGGTCGACGTCACCGCGGAGCGGACCCGCCTCGGCAAGGAGATCGAGAGGGCCCGCAAGGAGATCGCCTTCCTCGAAGGCAAGCTCTCGCGGCCGGACTTCGTGGAGCGCGCGCCCGCCGAGGTGGTGGCCCGCGAGCGCGAGCGCCTCGGCGAGCAGCAGCAGATCGAGGCCAAGCTCACCCAAAGCCTGGCCGGCCTCGCGTGA